TTATGCAACAAATATGACATTCACATTGAAAGCGCTACTCAGTTAAATGACAACCAAAACAAAGACGACAACATGGATCAAAGCTGGATTCGAGGCTCAAAAGCATTAGCAGATAAAATAGATGGAGGATATATTCTACTGGAAATTCGGCCTAAAGACCAAAAATTAATTGATGCAGTTTATAAGTCGGGTAAGATGGTTAAATTTGCAGTTGAACCGAACATTAGCTTAAACGTATATAAATCAAGGGGCGGTAAATGGAAGCGTATTCGAGTGTTTGGGCATTTTAATACAGGCACTTTGCGATTTCAAGACTTGTTTTGTATAAATTATAACGGTGAATTAATATCAGAGATTGAGCTTAAAACCATTTCATTCAATGAACCGAGCGGAACAGAAATTAGTAAATTGCTATATGATAATGATGAAGACGAGCTGCCAGAATTTGCAGAAGATTAAAATCCAATAGAAAAGAGGTAACACATTGAGCCACGATATTATCGAGCTAAAAGAAAGCCTAACAATTGATGATATTATGCTGTTACTGACTGAATTAGGCGCTGAAAACGTTCACTACAACGAGAGACGAAACGAAATTATTACGAATACGATTTGCCATAATAAAAGCGGTGGCAGCCATAAGCTTTATTACATGCAGCGTACTAACATGTTTCGCTGTTTTACGGAATGTTCATGTAAATTTGACATTTATGATTTGATTATAAAAGTTTACAAAACGCATGATACTGAAGTTAGCTTCAGAGATGCAGTAGAGTACGTTAAATATAAAACTCGCAAAACAGATAGGCTATTTGATAGCAGTTTCTTATTACCCAATGAAGTTAAAAAAAATGAAGAACTCGCTTACTTCAAACGATTTAAGAGAAATAAGAAAGTTGAGTTTTCAGAGCCGCAGACGCATGATGATAAAATTTTAGAAGTTTTTAGTTCACGCCATCATGAAACCTTTTATAATGATGGAATTTCTCATGAAGTGTTAAATGCTTTTGATATTAAATTTTATGATAAAGAGAATGCAGTCATTATTCCTCACCGCTATTATAAAAACGGAAAAATTATTGGTATTAAAATGAGGAACTTAGACGAATGGAAAATTGAAAGTGGCTACAAATATATTCCTGTTCGTGTGCAAGGTACGCTTTATAATCATGCAAGTTATTCAAATTTGTATGGTTTATGGGAAAATAAATTAGCGATCAATCGATTAAAAAAAATTGCTATATTTGAATCAGAAAAATCAGTTATGCAAATGGCTACGATGTTTGGTTTAGAAAATAATTATGCGATAGCATTAAGCGGAAAAAACATTAACCAGTATCAAATTTCAATTTTAATGCAGCTAGATATTGAAGAAGTAATTTTGTGCTTAGACAAAGAATATCGAGATGTAGATGATTTACAGGCATTCATTTTTAAAAAAAAACTAGTAGAACTCGGAAGGCGCTTCAGTAATTTTGTACGTGTTTATACAATATGGGATAAAGATGGATTATTGGACTACAAGGATAGCCCTACTGATAAAGATGCCGTAGTTTTTGAACAATTACTGCAAACGAAAGAACAAATATGGTGTAAATTTTAACAAAAGTAAATTTATAAAATAACTATGAACGATTAAAAGAGGTGATATGTTGTATAGACTAATAGATGAGAATAATGCAAATCTACTAGAGCCAATTAAAACAGTTTTTAAGAATCGGAATATCCATGTGAATGATATAGATTGGTATATTAGACCAGTTTATTTTGAACATTCTCCAAAGCTATTAAATAACATTGAGGAAGGTGCGGATTTACTTCTTTTACACATCGAAAAAGGCAATCATATTCATTTGCAGATTGACAAAGACTTAGACGGGTTTACTTCCGCGGCAGTACTATACAATTATTTGAAAAATACATTTCCTAAAATTAAATTAACTTGGTCTAACCACCTTCCAGAAAAGAAGCACGGCATTGACGTTGATATTGTTCCAGTAACAACTGATTTATTAATCGTTCCCGATGCAGGAACAGCCGAGTATGAGATTCACAAGCAATTAAAGCAAAGAAACGTTGATGTGCTTGTTATAGACCATCACGAGGCTACTAGCTACTCAAAATACGCCACGGTTATAAACAATCAATTAGATGAGTATCCGAATAAATGGTTAAGCGGAGCTGGGGTCGTATATAAATTTATTCAATTGCTTGATGAAAAGCTAAACATAAGCAACTCGCAGCGTTATATTGACTTAGTTGCTTTTGGATTGATTGGTGACGCTATGAACCTCGCTTCTAAGGAAACAAAATGGCTTGTTACTAAAGGTTTAAATAACCTTAAAAATGAATTTTTAAAAGAAATTATTAAGGAAAATGTAGATGAGGGAACAAAGCTTACTCCTACTATTATTAGTTATAAATGTATTCCTAAAATCAATGCTTATTTACGAGTGTGTTCAAAAGAAGAACTGGACGAGTTATTTAAAGCGTTCATTGAGCATCAAGAAATTACGCATAATCCTAGATTAAGAAAAGAAAATAAGTATGAAACCTGGGCGCGTAGGATTACACGCATTTGCAACAACATGTACTCTAAGCAGTCTAAATTGAAAAACAAACTGATGGAGGAGCTAGATAGTAAAATTGTAAGTGAAAAACTAGATAAAAACACATTTATTATCATTGAAATTGAAGGTGACATGATTATGAATATGAGTGGCTATGTAGCTTCATTTGTTGCAAGTAAATATCGAAAGCCAACTTTAATCCTTCGCAAAAATAATCAAGATCAAACTATTTTAAATGGTTCAATGCGTGGGTATGATAAGCAACTGAAAAACACAAAAAGTTTTTTAAACAGTCTGGAATTGTTTGATTTTGTAGAAGGCCACCCAAATGCAGCAGGTGTTCAAATTAACACTGATAATTTTAAGTCATTAAATGCGAGGGTTAATAAGGCATTTCAAAATCTGACTCTTAATGAAGCACATCTAGTGGATTTAGTAATGCCAGCGAAAATACTAACGAAAAAGTTTATAACGGATATGGAAAGATATTCGCATGTTTGGGGAAAAGGAATTGAAGCGCCAATATTAGCCATTGAAAAGGTAGAGGTAAATTTAAGTGAAGCCTCAATTATGGGCAAAAATGCAGATATGCTAAAGTTCGATTCTAATGAAATCTCATTTGTTAAGTTTAATGAAGCAGAAAAGCTAATTGAACTAAAGAATTTGAATAAAGCCGTTGTTTTAAATGTTATTGGGCGCACTGGAATAAATACGTGGAATGGCGTTAATACAGCCCAATTTATTATAGAGGCATTTGAAATAGTTGAAATCAAAGAAGAAAACAAAAAATTCTTATTTTAATTAACATAAATAAATTTTTATTATATAAGGGGGTGTTGATAATAGATTATACACTAGAAAATATAGAAGATGCTCTTAGTGATGTACTATGTGAAAATAATATTGATGTTATCTTGCTAGAAGATGAGCTGGATCATCAAATATGGCTAGATGGTGCTTGTATTCGGATTCCAGAGCTAGAAATCGATATTTACAGTGGCGCTTATTATCATTTTTCTGAGGAGGAACAGGAGTATAACGCTGATTTTACAATCTATGTATTCATGGATTTAGGAACAAGAGATGTTATTTATGACGAAGGCTATACGTCTCTTGGGGCAGCAGTAAATAATTTTTTACGTGGAGAATATAATTCTGAAAAACTGCTTTCGTTAGCGTGTGAAATTATTATTTAAGTTAAAGAAGGTAGGATTTCAGAAATTTGGATAGACAGTAAAGAGGAATAATTTTAAATTATTTGACATAAATAGATTATTATAAAATTGTTTGAGTGTAAAGTGTTTGATACTTACGCTCATTTTTTATATGTGAAATGATAAAACAATATAGAAGGTGAGGTCGCCTAATGTGCAAAAATGATGAAGTTTCAATGATCGAGCTGCATAACCATTTAGACACGTCCAATTTCAGATTGTTAGATTGTACTATATCTGTTGAAGAATTGATTCAAACGGCTGCGGATATGGGGAAAAAAGCTGTGGCCATCACAGATCACGAAACGGTTGCAGCGCACGTAAAAGGGATTCAAACAACCAGGCGCTTAAAAGAAAGCGGTAAAATCCCAGAAGATTTTAAGCTTATTTTAGGTAATGAAATTTATTTAGTAAATTCCTTAGAAGAAGTTCGTGATAACTATCAATCGGGTATCACAAAGTTTCCGCACTTTCTATTATTAGCAAAAAATAAAGAGGGGCATGAAGCTCTAAGAAAACTGTCGAGTATGGCTTGGGAAAATTCTTTTTATACTGGCACAATGGAACGAGTGCCTACTATTAAAAGTAATCTAGTAGATATTATAAAGGAATACCCCAATACATTAATTGGTACAAGCGCTTGTTTAGGTTCGGAGAGTTCAATTCACATTTTAAATGGTGATTATGAGAAAGCAAAAGCGTTTTTGCAATGGTGTTCACAAGTGTTTGGTGAAGGTAATTTTTATTTAGAAATGCAGCCCGCAAAAGATGGGGAGCAGCGTATTGTTAATGAAAAATTAATTGAGTTCTCCAATGAATTGAATTTAGAGCTAATCATTACTTCTGACACGCATTATTTGAGGCCAGAAGATGCAGATATTCATGCTGCTTATTTAAACGCAAAAGACGGGGATCGTGAAACTGCAATGTTCTATTCAAATACGTATCTTCATACAAAAGAGGAGATATATGAAAAATTGAGCTATATAGATGAAGCCATTGTGACTAGGGCACTCTTAAATACACTGGAAATTGGTGATATGATAGAGGATTATACAATTGAAGCTCCAACCATTATCCCTAAAATTGAACTGCCAGCGTTTGAATTAAAGCATTTATTTGAGCCTGGTTATCAGCAATATAGCTACATTAAAAAAATGGCATATAGTGAGGACGAACAGGATAGATATTTAGTTCATTTAATTGAAGAAGGTTTTCTTAGCCTCATTCCATACAAAGTTATTTCAAAAGTAAAGTTTCACAATATAATTGAAAGAATAAATGTGGAACTAGGCGAGCTGTGGGAAATTTCGCTGCAACTGCAACAAGCTATGTCGGCTTACTACGTGACGATTCAAGAAATTGTTAACATCATGTGGGGAGATGATTGCGGTGAAGATAGTCGGACGGAAGGGTCATTAGTAGGTAGTGGGCGAGGTTCAGCAAGCGGTTTCTTAATAAATTATTTGCTTGGTATTACACAAATTAATGCGCTTGAATATGGAATCGAAATGCCTCACTGGAGACACTTACACCGTAGCCGTGGTGATATATCCGCTTT
The sequence above is a segment of the Solibacillus sp. FSL H8-0523 genome. Coding sequences within it:
- a CDS encoding DHH family phosphoesterase; the encoded protein is MLYRLIDENNANLLEPIKTVFKNRNIHVNDIDWYIRPVYFEHSPKLLNNIEEGADLLLLHIEKGNHIHLQIDKDLDGFTSAAVLYNYLKNTFPKIKLTWSNHLPEKKHGIDVDIVPVTTDLLIVPDAGTAEYEIHKQLKQRNVDVLVIDHHEATSYSKYATVINNQLDEYPNKWLSGAGVVYKFIQLLDEKLNISNSQRYIDLVAFGLIGDAMNLASKETKWLVTKGLNNLKNEFLKEIIKENVDEGTKLTPTIISYKCIPKINAYLRVCSKEELDELFKAFIEHQEITHNPRLRKENKYETWARRITRICNNMYSKQSKLKNKLMEELDSKIVSEKLDKNTFIIIEIEGDMIMNMSGYVASFVASKYRKPTLILRKNNQDQTILNGSMRGYDKQLKNTKSFLNSLELFDFVEGHPNAAGVQINTDNFKSLNARVNKAFQNLTLNEAHLVDLVMPAKILTKKFITDMERYSHVWGKGIEAPILAIEKVEVNLSEASIMGKNADMLKFDSNEISFVKFNEAEKLIELKNLNKAVVLNVIGRTGINTWNGVNTAQFIIEAFEIVEIKEENKKFLF